AGCGACTTGGAAGCGGGGACAAGATTCAGCTCGTCTCTTGCAGGGAGGAAATTCTTGAAGCAACTGTTCCTCTCCAGATATCAAGAATGTGAATCTTCATGGTAGTAGATTTCACTTAAATCTATTTAGGATGCAAGTAACTGCATCCAACTGTATTGTTCCAATCCAATGAAATCGACGTTGTTTACTTTTCGGGATGTCTTTTCAATATCAACTAATATTCTTCCGGGTGCAATCTGATGCCTGAAAGATCTTGAGCTGAATTCATTAATGGTTATTCTAATTTATGCATGAATGAATTTTCGACCAGTTGTTCCGATGACCTGAACTCTGTTTATGTAGTAGACAAGATTCTTTGGACTGATTCTATATGGATTACTGGTAAAAACCTATCGTCTTTCCATCTGGGTCTACAGCATCATTCCCtctcttcaatttttctttttaatggcGCGATTACCAAacatatttgtatttatttatagTTGTTTAAACGTAATAGTATGAGTTGTTTAAAAGTTCACATCAGTAAACGTAACAGTATGAGTTGTTTAAAAGTTTGACATTAGTATCTAAAAAATAGGGTCAATTGCATCTACTCCCTTGAAGTTATCCAAAGTATAAATTAAGCTCTCAGATTTAGGCAAACTACATAAAGGAGATTTGGGGCAGGAACCGGTTGCAAAGTTATCCAAACTATAATTCAACCTCTCCTTAGGCAAACTAGGCAAAGGAGATTTGGGCAGGAACGGTTGCAGGAAAGGTTGATGGTCaatatttggccaaaaaaaaaatatagaattCAGATTTTATTTTATACATTATTTTTCACACCAATCATGTGCGAAActcacaaaattttattattatataattacAGGTTGtgcaaaaataaattatatCATGTGCAAACTAAGTTACATCttatgtaaaatatataaaatcgATCCGATAGATTTCTCCGTTGACTGTTCCCGTTCGAAATCCGCCTCAATCTCCTGACTTCATAAAAAATACACCCTTGCAATTAGGCATGGGACGATAACTTCTCAAGTTCAATAATATAAGCAACAATTATAAATCTCAAACCCTAAACTACCCCTAAAATcctaactcttttttttccctcgccCGATAAACATAACAGTGGACAAGCCTCATCTAACAATAATATACCGTCTTTACAGACTACAGTGGTTTGCCATTAGTTTGGTCTGGATGACATCAGTGCAAGAGAGGAAAATATGATTTGACCAAACTATAAGGCCTATCTCTTAGTTAAGCTAAATCCGAGGGGAGGTAAATGCAATTAATTCCAAAAGATTAAATATTCCTCATTTTAAACTTCCAACAAAAAATTTGCATCCGTGACCAAAAATTCACAGTGTTTTTGAAATAGAATTTTGCGATACAatattatttcttaaaaaaaaaaacccatagcacaactactttttttttttttttttttttttgcccttttctgCTACCATTTTGCCGTCAATAGTCATGGTCGGTGGGGAAGAAGTGAAGAACACAAATCAAAATTGTTCGGTCTAACTAATGTCCCCACAACTCTCACTCAACTCATTAGCCCTCGCAGCTTTTCGATTAAAAAGTCATAGATTATTGAAGCCCAAAAAGATTCGAAACTCAAACCTCCCTCTTCTGTGTTCTTATCGTCGTCTTCCTTCAAGCTTCACAAGCTTGCCTAATCAAAATTCCATTTCTACGAGACCTTTTAGCTTACCGCGCCACCTCCAAAACCTCCGTCTTCTCCGCCATGGCAACCACCGCTCACAATAATCTCAATGCCAAACTCGTAAGCCTAATACCCAAATATTCCATTTCCATAGTTTATAACCGATTTCTTTCTTCTCACtatttgtttgaaattttttggcaGGTTTTGTTAGGGGATATGGGAGCTGGTAAATCGAGCCTAGTCTTACGCTTTGTAAAGGGCCAATTCCTCGAATTTCAAGTAAGTGGTAGTCGTATTTTATACTTTCTTAACCTAATTAAGCCAGATGATGGAGGATTAGATGATTGGAGAATTAATTATATAGGAATCGACGATCGGAGCGGCGTTTTTCTCGCAAACGGTGTCGGTGAACAATTCGACGGTGAAGTTCGAGATCTGGGACACTGCTGGCCAAGAGCGCTACCACAGCTTGGCCCCCATGTACTACAGGGGCGCTGCTGCTGCTATTATTGTCTATGACATTACTAGCACGGTACTGTataccttttattttttttctttccggtGCGTGCGTGATTAGCTATGCATGCATTTAGGCTGTATACAAAGATAGTAATTCTGTATTTGGTTCTTGAATCTCGAGCATTTGATTTAATTGAGGCTGTATTTGGTTTTCTATCATAACTGGAATCGGAATTTGAGTTGTATGATGTTGTAATGAAACCATGTTTTTATAAGATTCCATGTACGTTTCCGTTGGAATGTTGGTATTTTATCGAACTTTTATGACAAGAAACTTGGTATACATGCTTAATATACGATTAAATTGAGGTTGTGTTTGGTTCTCTATTAGAAATGAAATCGTATAATATTCATGCAAGCTACATTTTCATGGGATAATTTGCCAGTTTCAATTCTGATGAAAAATCAAACACAGCTTCAGCGATAAAGGAGCTTCAAGAATTGAGCTCACTTGAAGCAGCTCACTGAGGCGATGCTAATTTTGAACTTACAATACTGGCTGTAGTTGATAATCTCCTTTATTTTTTAAGTTGAGCATCCTgaacttgttttaattttgtgcATAGAGATCATCGCGAGCATTGTAGACATTTTGCCAGCAAGCTGTTTAGTGTACTCCTTTTTGGTTGTGAAAGCACTAATTCATCTTTGATAGCTATTGTCATATGAGtttagagttgcaatcaaatGAATTATGATTACCGGCTTTTCCTGGTGGGTTTTTTTAGGTGAATGTATGTGACTACCACATGGTTTGACTGTGGTTACGTTTATGTGACTTTTTTGGAGCTCTTGGCTTGACAGGATTCATTTGCACGGGCTAAGAAGTGGGTGCAAGAACTTCAGAAGCAAGGTGCCCAACATTAACCCTCTTTACCCCTTAACTAGGACATTTAAGAAAAGAACAGATATATGCTTTGATTACAAGAGAGGTCGATAAAAAGAAGACGAATTTAATCAGTCAAGTTATTTTCATCCAACAGAATAATATCTTCCTTGTATAAGGATAGGCCTTTGAAAGTTCTAGTTTGCAGTGACTTGATTATCTTGATTTTGTTGTTGCTTTGCAGGTAATCCGAACCTC
The genomic region above belongs to Coffea arabica cultivar ET-39 chromosome 7c, Coffea Arabica ET-39 HiFi, whole genome shotgun sequence and contains:
- the LOC113700142 gene encoding ras-related protein RHN1, with translation MATTAHNNLNAKLVLLGDMGAGKSSLVLRFVKGQFLEFQESTIGAAFFSQTVSVNNSTVKFEIWDTAGQERYHSLAPMYYRGAAAAIIVYDITSTDSFARAKKWVQELQKQGNPNLVMALAGNKADMEDKRNVTAEEARAYADENGLFFIETSAKTAINVNDIFYEIARRLPRAQPAQTTAGMVLVDRQGEGSRAATCCA